From Columba livia isolate bColLiv1 breed racing homer chromosome 5, bColLiv1.pat.W.v2, whole genome shotgun sequence, one genomic window encodes:
- the VPS51 gene encoding vacuolar protein sorting-associated protein 51 homolog isoform X1 has translation MAEAAGSGAGGRGSPEPGTGTGTGTGGGWRRPHGPLQRYYGPSAAETAEAAPDPADINGPHFDPEVFLNKVRSECPLGQLLAREAALGREIRALDSDMQTLLYENYNKFISATDTIRKMKVDFRRMEAEMDDLAANMAAISTSSARVSAALQDRHRRGAQLAGVQALLRKLQSLVEVPGRLRRWAAPGAEPARALRCHARARAVLRHYRHLPSFRAIEDESHAIMAELAQRLRARLRDETLEPKELSECVEMLLQLEEPPEELCQEFLSHAGARLEAELAALEAELPPADPPSGTAATPPPASDILDFVDRGSSSFVGTLCLLATSYRSLFQGHPGAGGGRLESFAAALTNRYFQLLEQRLALERGLGDTSLLVRALDRFHRRLRALLQLLPAAGAEPGAELVARAARERVQRYLRALQTFFLGCLGDVRQALAAPRPPGKEGPGLPDLLATLAASVLGQLKAVLAYVQLFTARDVAFASLPYFKGEFCVAAVREGLVVAFLRWLCRTARAFAESPPERGAPAAPPALLLLLARLCLDYEATTISYVLTLTDEQFPPQDGDPAVTPAAELCAEARAAAQRLLDHYVQVQGAAVAQMLRKSVETRDWLGTVEPRNVRAVMKRVVEDITAIDVQVGQLFEEGVRRAQSSDSSRRAFSVYSSSRAPGRYAPSYTPSAPMDTHLLSNIQKLFSERIDIFSPVEFNKVSVLTGIIKISLKTLLECVRLRTLGRFGLQQVQVDGHYLQLYLWRFAADERVVQGLLDEVAASAAHRCLDPVPMEHSVVELICERG, from the exons ATGGCGGAGGcggcgggcagcggggccgggggcaggggcagccccgagcccggcaccggcaccggcaccggcaccggcggcGGGTGGCGCCGGCCCCACGGGCCGCTTCAGCGCTACTATGGCCCGTCCGCGGCCGAGACGGCGGAGGCGGCCCCGGACCCCGCCGACATCAACGGGCCCCACTTCGACCCGGAGGTTTTCCTTAACaag GTGCGCAGCGAGTGTcccctggggcagctgctggcGCGCGAGGCCGCGCTGGGCCGGGAGATCCGCGCCCTGGACAGCGACATGCAGACGCTGCTCTACGAGAACTACAACAAGTTCATCTCCGCCACCG ACACCATCCGGAAGATGAAGGTCGATTTCCGGCGCATGGAGGCGGAGATGGACGACCTGGCCGCCAACATGGCCGCGATCAGCACGTCCAGCGCCCGCGTGAGCGCCGCGCTGCAGGACCGGCACCGCCGCGGCGCGCAGCTCGCCG GGGTGCAGGCGCTGCTGCGGAAGCTGCAGTCTCTGGTGGAGGTGCCGGGGCGGCTGCGGCGCTGGGCGGCGCCGGGGGCGGAGCCTGCACGGGCCCTGCGCTGCCACGCCCGCGCCCGCGCCGTGCTGCGCCACTACCGCCACCTGCCCTCCTTCCGCGCCATCGAGGACGAGAGCCACGCCATCATGGCCGAGCTGGCCCAGCGCCTGCGCGCGCGCCTCCG GGATGAGACCCTGGAGCCCAAGGAGCTGAGCGAGTGCgtggagatgctgctgcagctggaggagccGCCCGAGGAGCTGTGCCAGGAGTTCCTCAGCCACGCCGGCGCCCGCCTGGAGGCCGAGCTGGCGGCGCTGGAGGCCGAGCTGCCCCCGGCCGACCCCCCCTCCGGCACGGCCGCCACGCCGCCCCCTGCCTCCGACATCCTGGACTTCGTGGACCGCGGCAGCTCGTCCTTCGTGGGCACGCTGTGCCTGCTGGCCACCTCCTACCgcagcctcttccagggccaccccggcgcggggggcggccggCTGGAGAGCTTCGCCGCCGCGCTCACCAACCGCTActtccagctgctggagcagcggcTGGCGCTGGAGCGCGGGCTGGGCGACACGTCACTGCTGGTGCGGGCGCTGGACCGGTTCCACCGCCGCCTGCGCgcgctgctgcagctgctgccggcCGCGGGCGCCGAGCCGGGCGCCGAGCTGGTGGCGCGGGCGGCGCGCGAGCGGGTGCAGCGGTACCTGCGTGCGCTGCAGACCTTCTTCCTGGGCTGCCTGGGGGACGTGCGCCAGGCGCTggccgccccccggccccccggAAAGGAGGGGCCCGGCCTGcccgacctgctggccacgctggcCGCCTCGGTGCTGGGCCAGCTCAAGGCCGTGCTGGCCTACGTGCAGCTCTTCACCGCCCGCGACGTCGCCTTCGCCAGCCTGCCCTACTTCAAG GGGGAGTTCTGCGTGGCGGCGGTGCGCGAGGGGCTGGTGGTGGCCTTCCTGCGCTGGCTGTGCCGCACGGCGCGCGCCTTCGCCGAGAGCCCGCCCGAGCGGGGcgcccccgccgcgccccccgccctgctgctgctgctcgccCGCCTCTGCCTGGACTACGAGGCCACCACCATCAGCTACGTGCTCACCCTCACCGACGAGCAGTTCCCCCCCCAG GACGGGGACCCGGCGGTGACGCCAGCCGCGGAGCTGTGCGCGGAGGCGCGGGCGGCGGCGCAGCGGCTGCTGGACCACTACGTGCAGGTGCAGGGGGCGGCTGTGGCCCAGATGCTGCGCAAGAGCGTGGAGACGCGCGACTGGCTGGGCACCGTGGAGCCCCGCAACGTGCGCGCCGTCATGAAGCGCGTGGTGGAGGACATCACCGCCATCGACGTCCAG GTGGGGCAGCTGTTCGAGGAGGGGGTGCGGCGGGCGCAGAGCAGCGACTCCAGCCGGCGCGCCTTCTCTGTCTACAGCAGCTCGCGGGCGCCCGGGCGCTACGCCCCCAGCTACACCCCCAG tgcccccatgGACACCCACCTGCTCAGCAACATCCAGAAGCTCTTCTCCGAGCGCATTGATATCTTCAGCCCTGTCGAGTTCAACAAG GTGTCGGTGCTGACGGGGATCATCAAGATCAGCCTGAAGACGCTGCTGGAGTGCGTGCGGCTGCGCACGCTGGGCCGGTTCGGgctgcagcaggtgcaggtGGACGGGCACTACCTGCAGCTCTACCTCTGGCGCTTCGCCGCCGACGAGCGCGTGGTGCAGGGGCTGCTGGACGAGGTGGCCGCCAGCGCCGCGCACCGCTGCCTCGACCCCGTCCCCATGGAGCACAGCGTCGTCGAGCTCATCTGCGAGCGCGGATAG
- the VPS51 gene encoding vacuolar protein sorting-associated protein 51 homolog isoform X2, which yields MAEAAGSGAGGRGSPEPGTGTGTGTGGGWRRPHGPLQRYYGPSAAETAEAAPDPADINGPHFDPEVFLNKVRSECPLGQLLAREAALGREIRALDSDMQTLLYENYNKFISATDTIRKMKVDFRRMEAEMDDLAANMAAISTSSARVSAALQDRHRRGAQLAGVQALLRKLQSLVEVPGRLRRWAAPGAEPARALRCHARARAVLRHYRHLPSFRAIEDESHAIMAELAQRLRARLRDETLEPKELSECVEMLLQLEEPPEELCQEFLSHAGARLEAELAALEAELPPADPPSGTAATPPPASDILDFVDRGSSSFVGTLCLLATSYRSLFQGHPGAGGGRLESFAAALTNRYFQLLEQRLALERGLGDTSLLVRALDRFHRRLRALLQLLPAAGAEPGAELVARAARERVQRYLRALQTFFLGCLGDVRQALAAPRPPGKEGPGLPDLLATLAASVLGQLKAVLAYVQLFTARDVAFASLPYFKGEFCVAAVREGLVVAFLRWLCRTARAFAESPPERGAPAAPPALLLLLARLCLDYEATTISYVLTLTDEQFPPQDGDPAVTPAAELCAEARAAAQRLLDHYVQVQGAAVAQMLRKSVETRDWLGTVEPRNVRAVMKRVVEDITAIDVQVGQLFEEGVRRAQSSDSSRRAFSVYSSSRAPGRYAPSYTPRCPQGP from the exons ATGGCGGAGGcggcgggcagcggggccgggggcaggggcagccccgagcccggcaccggcaccggcaccggcaccggcggcGGGTGGCGCCGGCCCCACGGGCCGCTTCAGCGCTACTATGGCCCGTCCGCGGCCGAGACGGCGGAGGCGGCCCCGGACCCCGCCGACATCAACGGGCCCCACTTCGACCCGGAGGTTTTCCTTAACaag GTGCGCAGCGAGTGTcccctggggcagctgctggcGCGCGAGGCCGCGCTGGGCCGGGAGATCCGCGCCCTGGACAGCGACATGCAGACGCTGCTCTACGAGAACTACAACAAGTTCATCTCCGCCACCG ACACCATCCGGAAGATGAAGGTCGATTTCCGGCGCATGGAGGCGGAGATGGACGACCTGGCCGCCAACATGGCCGCGATCAGCACGTCCAGCGCCCGCGTGAGCGCCGCGCTGCAGGACCGGCACCGCCGCGGCGCGCAGCTCGCCG GGGTGCAGGCGCTGCTGCGGAAGCTGCAGTCTCTGGTGGAGGTGCCGGGGCGGCTGCGGCGCTGGGCGGCGCCGGGGGCGGAGCCTGCACGGGCCCTGCGCTGCCACGCCCGCGCCCGCGCCGTGCTGCGCCACTACCGCCACCTGCCCTCCTTCCGCGCCATCGAGGACGAGAGCCACGCCATCATGGCCGAGCTGGCCCAGCGCCTGCGCGCGCGCCTCCG GGATGAGACCCTGGAGCCCAAGGAGCTGAGCGAGTGCgtggagatgctgctgcagctggaggagccGCCCGAGGAGCTGTGCCAGGAGTTCCTCAGCCACGCCGGCGCCCGCCTGGAGGCCGAGCTGGCGGCGCTGGAGGCCGAGCTGCCCCCGGCCGACCCCCCCTCCGGCACGGCCGCCACGCCGCCCCCTGCCTCCGACATCCTGGACTTCGTGGACCGCGGCAGCTCGTCCTTCGTGGGCACGCTGTGCCTGCTGGCCACCTCCTACCgcagcctcttccagggccaccccggcgcggggggcggccggCTGGAGAGCTTCGCCGCCGCGCTCACCAACCGCTActtccagctgctggagcagcggcTGGCGCTGGAGCGCGGGCTGGGCGACACGTCACTGCTGGTGCGGGCGCTGGACCGGTTCCACCGCCGCCTGCGCgcgctgctgcagctgctgccggcCGCGGGCGCCGAGCCGGGCGCCGAGCTGGTGGCGCGGGCGGCGCGCGAGCGGGTGCAGCGGTACCTGCGTGCGCTGCAGACCTTCTTCCTGGGCTGCCTGGGGGACGTGCGCCAGGCGCTggccgccccccggccccccggAAAGGAGGGGCCCGGCCTGcccgacctgctggccacgctggcCGCCTCGGTGCTGGGCCAGCTCAAGGCCGTGCTGGCCTACGTGCAGCTCTTCACCGCCCGCGACGTCGCCTTCGCCAGCCTGCCCTACTTCAAG GGGGAGTTCTGCGTGGCGGCGGTGCGCGAGGGGCTGGTGGTGGCCTTCCTGCGCTGGCTGTGCCGCACGGCGCGCGCCTTCGCCGAGAGCCCGCCCGAGCGGGGcgcccccgccgcgccccccgccctgctgctgctgctcgccCGCCTCTGCCTGGACTACGAGGCCACCACCATCAGCTACGTGCTCACCCTCACCGACGAGCAGTTCCCCCCCCAG GACGGGGACCCGGCGGTGACGCCAGCCGCGGAGCTGTGCGCGGAGGCGCGGGCGGCGGCGCAGCGGCTGCTGGACCACTACGTGCAGGTGCAGGGGGCGGCTGTGGCCCAGATGCTGCGCAAGAGCGTGGAGACGCGCGACTGGCTGGGCACCGTGGAGCCCCGCAACGTGCGCGCCGTCATGAAGCGCGTGGTGGAGGACATCACCGCCATCGACGTCCAG GTGGGGCAGCTGTTCGAGGAGGGGGTGCGGCGGGCGCAGAGCAGCGACTCCAGCCGGCGCGCCTTCTCTGTCTACAGCAGCTCGCGGGCGCCCGGGCGCTACGCCCCCAGCTACACCCCCAG gtgtccccaaggtcccTGA